The following coding sequences are from one Halorubrum sp. BOL3-1 window:
- a CDS encoding dodecin, with protein MVFKKITLIGTSEESFDAAADEAIDRAEDTLENVYWAEVAEFGVELQGDADREYQAEVEVAFELEG; from the coding sequence ATGGTGTTCAAGAAAATCACGCTGATCGGGACGAGCGAGGAGAGCTTCGACGCCGCGGCCGACGAGGCCATCGACCGTGCCGAGGACACGCTGGAAAACGTCTACTGGGCCGAAGTAGCGGAGTTCGGCGTCGAGCTTCAGGGGGACGCCGACCGCGAGTACCAGGCCGAAGTTGAGGTCGCGTTCGAACTGGAGGGCTGA
- a CDS encoding acyl-CoA dehydrogenase family protein, which produces MTGVRVGSALTDEQAAVRDLVREFAAEEVRPTAAEADETETFPEGVWDGLAELGLTGLTVPEEYGGFGADETTYAVVNEELAHGSLAVATALSVHCLATACIAEFGTEAQREAWLPEMAEAGRPVGMFCLSEPQAGSNPSEMSTTATYDPETDEYALNGEKQWITNGQRGGVAIVFAKVVDGDGDVGGDGDGNSTQTDDAITQFLVPADTEGFEVGKEEEKLGLRASDTTGITFDDCRVPAENRLTERGGGLSAAFRTLTEGRIGIASQAVGVAQAALDEAKSYAEEREQFDRPIADIQTIRHKLAEMSTDVSAARLLVREACRQAEAGEDYRVAASKAKYRASEAAMSVTNEAVQIHGGYGYTTDFDVERLYRDAKITEIYEGTTEIQKTIIARGVFGE; this is translated from the coding sequence ATGACCGGAGTACGCGTCGGCTCGGCGCTCACCGACGAACAGGCGGCGGTCCGCGACCTCGTCCGCGAGTTCGCGGCCGAGGAGGTCCGGCCGACCGCGGCCGAGGCCGACGAGACGGAGACGTTCCCGGAGGGGGTGTGGGACGGGCTCGCGGAGCTCGGCCTGACGGGTCTCACGGTCCCCGAGGAGTACGGCGGGTTCGGCGCCGACGAGACGACCTACGCGGTCGTCAACGAGGAGCTGGCGCACGGGTCGCTCGCGGTCGCGACCGCCCTCTCCGTCCACTGCCTCGCGACCGCCTGTATCGCCGAGTTCGGCACCGAAGCCCAGCGCGAGGCGTGGCTCCCGGAGATGGCCGAGGCGGGCCGCCCGGTCGGGATGTTCTGTCTCTCCGAGCCGCAGGCCGGGTCGAACCCGTCCGAGATGTCGACGACCGCGACGTACGACCCGGAGACGGACGAGTACGCCCTGAACGGCGAGAAGCAGTGGATCACGAACGGGCAGCGCGGCGGCGTCGCGATCGTCTTCGCGAAGGTCGTCGACGGGGACGGCGATGTCGGTGGGGACGGCGACGGCAATTCGACCCAGACCGACGACGCGATCACGCAGTTCCTCGTCCCCGCCGACACGGAGGGGTTCGAGGTCGGGAAGGAGGAAGAGAAGCTCGGCCTCCGGGCGTCGGACACGACCGGGATCACCTTCGACGACTGCCGGGTGCCGGCCGAGAACCGGCTCACCGAGCGGGGCGGCGGGCTCTCGGCCGCCTTCCGGACGCTGACCGAGGGGCGGATCGGCATCGCGTCACAGGCGGTGGGGGTCGCGCAGGCCGCGCTCGACGAGGCGAAGTCGTACGCGGAAGAGCGCGAGCAGTTCGACCGGCCGATCGCGGACATCCAGACGATCCGGCACAAGCTCGCGGAGATGTCGACCGACGTGTCGGCCGCGCGGCTCCTCGTCCGCGAGGCGTGTCGGCAGGCGGAGGCGGGCGAGGACTACCGCGTCGCCGCCTCGAAGGCGAAGTACCGCGCCAGCGAGGCCGCGATGTCGGTGACCAACGAGGCGGTCCAGATCCACGGCGGCTACGGCTACACGACCGATTTCGACGTCGAGCGGCTCTACCGCGACGCGAAGATCACGGAGATATACGAGGGGACGACGGAGATACAGAAGACGATCATCGCCCGCGGGGTGTTCGGCGAGTGA
- a CDS encoding AIR synthase family protein: protein MTGKLGPDALAAVLAATGADDAAVRKGPAYGEDAAAIGLAGAAETLVVAADPLSLAAESVGTLAVHVACNDVAASGADPRWLTHTLFLPDDDSERLRTVVDQVDAAARDLDCAVIGGHTEVLPALDRPLCSLTAMGTTDRFVSTGGAAPGDRLLLTKGAAVEATAILATDFREACLDAGVSAATLDSAAEFLREVSVVSDAAAVRDAASALHDPTEGGVATALVEMASASETALAVERDSVPVRPETRACCDALGVDPLAAFGSGALLAAVPPGRVDDALDALDAAGIEAAEIGAVEVRDGDAAPGTVRIDGEPLAEPPRDELYPLWEAREAEE from the coding sequence ATGACTGGCAAACTCGGCCCCGACGCGCTCGCGGCGGTCCTCGCGGCGACCGGCGCGGACGACGCCGCGGTCCGGAAGGGACCCGCCTACGGCGAGGACGCGGCCGCGATCGGTCTGGCCGGCGCCGCCGAGACCCTCGTCGTCGCGGCCGACCCCCTGTCGCTGGCGGCCGAGTCGGTCGGGACCCTCGCCGTCCACGTCGCCTGTAACGACGTGGCCGCGAGCGGCGCCGACCCGCGGTGGCTCACCCACACGCTCTTTCTGCCGGACGACGACTCCGAGCGGCTCCGGACCGTCGTCGACCAGGTCGACGCGGCCGCGCGCGACCTCGACTGCGCGGTCATCGGGGGCCACACCGAGGTCCTCCCCGCGCTCGACCGCCCGCTCTGCTCGCTGACGGCGATGGGGACGACGGACCGCTTCGTGTCGACCGGGGGTGCCGCGCCGGGCGACCGACTCCTGCTCACCAAGGGGGCGGCGGTCGAGGCGACCGCGATCCTCGCGACCGACTTTCGGGAGGCGTGTTTGGACGCCGGGGTCTCGGCCGCGACGCTCGATTCCGCCGCCGAGTTCTTACGGGAGGTGAGCGTCGTCTCCGACGCGGCCGCGGTCCGCGACGCCGCGAGCGCGCTCCACGACCCGACCGAGGGCGGCGTGGCGACCGCGCTCGTCGAGATGGCGTCGGCGAGCGAGACCGCCCTCGCCGTCGAGCGCGACTCGGTCCCGGTCCGCCCCGAGACGCGGGCCTGCTGTGACGCGCTCGGCGTCGACCCGCTCGCGGCGTTCGGCTCCGGCGCGCTGCTGGCGGCCGTCCCGCCGGGCCGGGTCGACGACGCGCTCGACGCACTCGACGCCGCCGGGATCGAGGCGGCGGAGATCGGTGCGGTCGAGGTGAGGGACGGCGACGCCGCTCCGGGCACCGTCCGGATCGACGGCGAGCCGCTCGCGGAGCCGCCGCGGGACGAGCTGTACCCGCTCTGGGAGGCGCGCGAGGCGGAGGAGTGA
- a CDS encoding transposase, whose protein sequence is MWAIFSLKIREKNSDQPIILICDNFSSHFAEYVDKVVNKHDLHRVALPRYSPDLNPIEQIWKSVKRDLSPLDASDLERYRELICSVFHDYADRISFAESWIDRFLSIQIL, encoded by the coding sequence CTGTGGGCGATTTTTTCCCTCAAGATACGTGAGAAGAACTCAGATCAACCGATCATACTCATCTGCGATAACTTTTCGTCTCACTTTGCCGAGTATGTCGATAAGGTAGTAAATAAACACGATCTACACAGAGTAGCACTGCCGCGGTATTCGCCGGATCTCAATCCGATCGAACAGATCTGGAAAAGCGTAAAACGTGATCTCTCACCGCTTGACGCGTCAGATCTTGAAAGGTATCGAGAACTGATCTGTTCGGTCTTTCACGACTACGCCGATCGGATAAGCTTCGCAGAATCATGGATAGATCGCTTCCTATCTATTCAAATATTATGA
- a CDS encoding NUDIX hydrolase encodes MDDADDLDDPADADDADDAADLSWETLDSAVDYACPGFDVRRDEVRFPDGETDGFHYVDEPPAVVVLPLTPDGDVVVIDEWRQAVGRVNRGIPAGTMEPEDGDEEAGIERAAARELAEETGYEADSFERLTTVEPTNGMANAVHHHVLATGCEPTAERELDHNESISVATVPYDDLLAAVVDDGLRDGRAVTAVLWYELLRR; translated from the coding sequence ATGGACGACGCCGACGACCTCGACGACCCCGCCGACGCCGACGACGCCGACGACGCAGCCGACCTCTCGTGGGAGACGCTCGACTCCGCGGTCGATTACGCCTGCCCCGGCTTCGACGTGCGCCGGGACGAGGTGCGGTTCCCGGACGGCGAGACCGACGGGTTCCACTACGTCGACGAGCCGCCCGCGGTGGTGGTACTTCCGCTGACGCCCGACGGCGACGTCGTCGTCATCGACGAGTGGCGGCAGGCCGTCGGCCGGGTGAACCGCGGGATCCCCGCGGGGACGATGGAGCCGGAAGACGGGGACGAGGAGGCGGGGATCGAGCGCGCCGCGGCCCGCGAGCTGGCCGAGGAGACCGGATACGAGGCCGATTCCTTCGAGCGGCTGACGACCGTCGAGCCGACGAACGGGATGGCGAACGCGGTCCACCACCACGTGCTCGCGACCGGCTGCGAGCCGACCGCCGAGCGCGAGCTGGACCACAACGAGTCGATTTCGGTCGCGACGGTCCCGTACGACGACTTACTCGCCGCGGTCGTCGACGACGGCCTGCGCGACGGCCGAGCCGTCACCGCGGTGCTGTGGTACGAACTGCTCCGTCGCTGA
- a CDS encoding DHHA1 domain-containing protein has product MTASRAPAEPAVREFEATVESVDGREVVLDETYFYAEAGGQPADRGTLDGHLVDDVVERDGAVVHSLASDADPDDLSLAPGDSVTGLIDDAFRTYCARAHTASHVLYGAARRTADDLGYAGFDISETKVRVDLTTAEPLGDDDLIELERLVNRAVWDSLPVSWETHSAAEARDIDGIAFNTKTEEGAMSDGAVRVVTVGGDRSGSAAGGAAAGTETDADPWDVAACGGTHVSNTAEIGPVAVLDRSNPGEGVTRVEFAVGPTAIDEIGAVHAAALDAATALDARVGDLPDAVARLREERDRLETDLRAAREELLAARLRDLSTAEVDGARWAIGTVDDADPNELREPATAVVGGEMSSDDGPDALAAVGAGDAPFLVVAVDGDATGDAGVDAGDVVGAVTDEFGGGGGGGPTFAQGGGLDADPEAVAAWLRER; this is encoded by the coding sequence ATGACCGCTTCACGCGCGCCGGCCGAGCCGGCGGTCCGGGAGTTCGAGGCGACGGTCGAGTCCGTCGACGGCCGCGAGGTCGTCCTCGACGAGACGTACTTCTACGCCGAGGCCGGCGGCCAGCCCGCCGACAGGGGCACGCTCGACGGCCACCTCGTCGACGACGTCGTCGAGCGCGACGGCGCGGTCGTCCACTCGCTCGCGTCCGACGCCGACCCGGACGACCTCTCGCTCGCGCCCGGGGACTCGGTGACGGGGCTGATCGACGACGCCTTCCGGACCTACTGCGCCCGGGCGCACACCGCCTCGCACGTGCTGTACGGCGCCGCGCGCCGGACGGCGGACGACCTCGGCTACGCCGGGTTCGACATCTCCGAGACGAAGGTCCGCGTCGACCTGACGACCGCCGAGCCGCTGGGCGACGACGACCTGATCGAGTTGGAACGGCTCGTCAACCGCGCCGTCTGGGACTCGCTCCCCGTCTCGTGGGAGACTCACTCGGCGGCCGAGGCCCGCGATATCGACGGGATCGCGTTCAACACCAAGACCGAGGAGGGCGCGATGAGCGACGGCGCGGTCCGCGTCGTGACGGTCGGCGGCGACCGATCGGGTTCGGCGGCGGGCGGGGCGGCGGCCGGAACGGAGACCGACGCCGACCCGTGGGACGTCGCCGCCTGCGGCGGCACCCACGTCTCGAACACCGCGGAGATCGGCCCGGTCGCGGTGCTGGACCGGTCGAACCCGGGCGAGGGCGTCACGCGCGTCGAGTTCGCGGTCGGCCCGACGGCGATAGACGAGATCGGCGCGGTCCACGCCGCCGCGCTCGACGCCGCGACGGCGCTCGACGCGCGCGTCGGTGACCTCCCGGACGCGGTCGCCCGCCTCCGCGAGGAGCGCGACCGATTGGAGACCGACCTGCGGGCCGCCCGCGAGGAACTGCTCGCGGCCCGACTACGCGACCTGTCGACCGCCGAGGTCGACGGTGCGCGGTGGGCGATCGGGACCGTCGACGACGCCGACCCGAACGAGCTCCGGGAACCGGCGACCGCGGTGGTCGGCGGCGAGATGAGCTCCGACGACGGTCCCGACGCCCTCGCCGCGGTCGGGGCGGGAGACGCTCCGTTCCTCGTGGTCGCGGTCGACGGCGATGCGACCGGCGACGCCGGAGTCGACGCGGGCGACGTCGTGGGCGCGGTCACCGACGAGTTCGGCGGCGGAGGCGGGGGCGGTCCGACGTTCGCGCAGGGCGGCGGTCTCGACGCCGACCCCGAGGCCGTCGCGGCGTGGCTCCGCGAGCGATGA
- a CDS encoding HAD family hydrolase, which translates to MTERIDARLAGYDAVVYDLDGTLVGLAVDWDAVADAVLDVYAEHALVPPTDELWGLLGGADEYGIRDEVEEAIALHERSGARDSARLPLGDRLAAGSHTSTDGSVSTDGSVSTDGSVSTDGDSLRPPAGVCSLNCEAACRIAVETHGLDDALVSDAVVGRDSVGSHKPDPASLLAAIDRLGGTPETALFVGDSRRDAVAAERGGVDFAWVSDLLAE; encoded by the coding sequence GTGACCGAACGGATCGACGCTCGGCTCGCCGGCTACGACGCGGTCGTCTACGACCTCGACGGGACGCTCGTCGGGCTCGCGGTCGACTGGGACGCCGTCGCGGACGCGGTCCTCGACGTCTACGCCGAACACGCGCTCGTCCCGCCGACGGATGAGCTGTGGGGGTTACTCGGCGGAGCCGACGAGTACGGGATCCGGGACGAGGTCGAGGAGGCGATCGCCCTCCACGAGCGGTCCGGCGCCCGCGACTCCGCGCGGCTCCCGCTCGGCGACCGGCTCGCGGCCGGGAGCCATACGTCGACCGACGGCAGCGTGTCGACCGACGGCAGCGTGTCGACCGACGGCAGCGTGTCGACCGACGGCGACTCGCTCCGCCCGCCCGCGGGCGTCTGCTCGCTCAACTGCGAGGCGGCCTGTCGGATCGCGGTCGAGACGCACGGACTCGACGACGCCCTGGTCTCGGACGCCGTCGTCGGGCGCGACTCCGTCGGGAGCCACAAGCCGGACCCGGCGTCGCTGCTCGCGGCGATAGATCGGCTCGGAGGCACCCCAGAGACCGCGCTGTTCGTCGGTGACTCGCGGCGCGACGCGGTCGCCGCCGAGCGCGGCGGCGTCGACTTCGCGTGGGTCTCGGACCTGCTCGCGGAGTAG
- a CDS encoding DNA polymerase IV, whose protein sequence is MSLDKFTHDERDDGPDRVVCHVDMDCFYASCERLRRPDLAGEPVVVGMGYEPGESVGAVATASYEARAFGVDSAMPISEALELLPRRADADPDDPDAPDPEETGRYLPVDLGFYEDVASEVKAVLRDCADTRREVSIDEAYLDVTDRTAWTVAGDDPADPPPSGAAGPAEARTLAEGYARHVKGRIEREAGVPASVGVAPNMSAAKVASDADKPDGLVVVPPGTVAGFLAPLPTADVHGVGPVTEGKLAELGVETAGDLATADRDRLAEPLGERGPELSRRAAGDDDREVTPTGLPKSLSRESALPTTADEATKRETVSALAADVARRARERGCLYRTIGIKAVEPPFDVNTRARSLPGPVDDPDLVEEVALDLLGEFDETRVRKLGVRVSKLDFAETDQATLGGFEPDGDGDRIRGDDAGDGGKLTDWVGGPPDRGDEGADAATGSGDDQRRTGDGQASLGDWS, encoded by the coding sequence ATGTCGTTGGACAAATTCACTCACGACGAGAGAGACGACGGGCCCGATCGGGTCGTCTGTCACGTCGACATGGACTGCTTTTACGCCTCCTGCGAGCGGCTGCGCCGTCCCGACCTCGCGGGCGAACCCGTCGTGGTCGGCATGGGGTACGAGCCGGGCGAGTCGGTCGGCGCGGTCGCGACCGCGAGCTACGAGGCGCGAGCGTTCGGCGTCGACAGCGCGATGCCGATCTCCGAGGCCTTAGAGCTGCTCCCCCGCCGCGCCGACGCGGACCCCGACGACCCCGACGCGCCCGACCCCGAGGAGACCGGCCGGTACCTCCCCGTCGACCTCGGCTTCTACGAGGACGTCGCGAGCGAGGTGAAGGCCGTCCTGCGCGACTGCGCCGACACCCGCCGGGAGGTGAGCATCGACGAGGCGTACCTCGACGTCACCGACCGGACCGCGTGGACGGTCGCCGGCGACGACCCTGCTGACCCGCCGCCGAGCGGCGCGGCCGGTCCCGCCGAAGCGCGGACGCTCGCGGAGGGGTACGCCCGCCACGTCAAAGGGCGCATCGAGCGCGAGGCGGGGGTCCCGGCGAGCGTCGGCGTCGCGCCGAACATGTCGGCCGCGAAGGTCGCCAGCGACGCCGACAAGCCGGACGGCCTCGTCGTCGTGCCGCCGGGGACCGTCGCCGGGTTCCTCGCGCCGCTGCCGACCGCCGACGTCCACGGGGTCGGTCCCGTCACCGAGGGGAAACTGGCGGAGCTGGGGGTCGAGACCGCGGGCGACCTGGCGACCGCAGACCGCGACCGGCTCGCCGAGCCCCTCGGCGAGCGCGGCCCGGAGCTATCCCGGCGCGCCGCCGGCGACGACGATCGCGAGGTGACGCCGACCGGCCTCCCGAAGAGCCTCTCGCGGGAGTCGGCGCTGCCGACGACCGCCGACGAGGCGACGAAGCGGGAGACGGTGTCGGCGCTGGCCGCCGACGTGGCCCGCCGCGCCCGGGAGCGGGGCTGCCTGTACCGCACCATCGGGATCAAGGCGGTCGAACCGCCGTTCGACGTCAACACCCGCGCCCGGAGCCTCCCCGGTCCCGTCGACGACCCGGACCTCGTCGAGGAGGTGGCGCTGGACCTGCTCGGTGAGTTCGACGAGACCCGGGTCCGTAAACTGGGCGTCCGCGTCTCCAAGCTCGACTTCGCGGAGACCGACCAGGCGACGCTCGGCGGGTTCGAGCCGGACGGCGACGGCGACCGAATCCGAGGAGACGACGCTGGCGACGGCGGCAAGCTCACCGACTGGGTCGGCGGCCCGCCGGACCGCGGCGACGAGGGTGCGGACGCCGCCACCGGGAGCGGCGACGACCAGCGCCGGACCGGCGACGGGCAGGCCTCGCTCGGCGACTGGTCGTGA
- a CDS encoding IS630 family transposase: MPGPSKDYLEHLSEEELDEAIDQAQSDKEPYLVRRLCLIKNIYLGDTLTEAATRVGVTTPTASRWVDRWNNDAVGGLRPDSGDGRPPKLDEHQRDRLQEVLKQHQPLTTHQVQQLIEDGFDVSYSQRHTSRLLNKLGLNYAIPRPESPDRPDDAEEQLEERLEAALDDLDDDTVTDGGVVVGFLDEAWPRPTDNSRRLWSFGRPTLKKETPTANFDDVVFGFYALNGTSVVSCKDDLSKESVGDFFPQDT, from the coding sequence ATGCCTGGACCATCAAAAGATTACCTCGAACATCTGAGTGAAGAGGAACTCGATGAGGCGATCGATCAAGCTCAATCTGACAAAGAACCCTATCTCGTCCGGCGATTATGTCTGATCAAAAATATCTATCTCGGTGATACGCTCACGGAAGCGGCGACACGTGTCGGCGTCACGACGCCGACCGCGAGCCGCTGGGTTGATCGCTGGAACAACGACGCTGTGGGCGGTCTTCGACCAGATTCTGGTGACGGGCGCCCACCAAAACTTGACGAGCACCAACGCGACCGGCTTCAAGAGGTCCTCAAACAGCATCAACCACTTACCACCCATCAAGTTCAACAGCTCATCGAAGATGGGTTCGATGTATCATACTCTCAGCGACATACATCGCGACTTCTCAATAAACTTGGATTAAATTATGCGATCCCGCGACCAGAGTCGCCAGATCGGCCTGACGACGCAGAAGAACAACTCGAAGAGCGTCTCGAGGCCGCTCTCGACGACCTCGACGACGATACAGTGACTGACGGCGGTGTCGTCGTCGGGTTTCTCGACGAAGCCTGGCCTCGTCCAACAGACAACAGCCGGCGGCTGTGGAGCTTCGGCCGACCAACCCTGAAAAAAGAGACGCCGACAGCGAACTTTGACGATGTCGTCTTCGGATTTTACGCATTGAACGGAACCAGCGTTGTCTCGTGTAAAGACGATCTGAGCAAGGAATCTGTGGGCGATTTTTTCCCTCAAGATACGTGA
- the panB gene encoding 3-methyl-2-oxobutanoate hydroxymethyltransferase, with translation MTTTRGLREGDGPITMLTAYDAPTAAVVDEAGIDIALVGDSMGNAVLGYDSTLPVTFDEVASRTAAVARATEEALVVADMPFLSFGVDEAESVRNAGRLLKEANADAVKIESGPHTVETTRRMTEVGIPVMAHLGLTPQHVNRLGGYDRQGTDQEAAEEIIDLAGAHADAGAFALVLEHVPANLAGAVTEALSIPTIGIGAGPDCDGQVLVINDAVGLGEWSPPFAEQFGDVRGEMVDAVEAYKEAVESGAFPADEHSHDEEDLDDLY, from the coding sequence ATGACCACGACGCGGGGACTCCGGGAGGGCGACGGTCCGATCACGATGCTCACCGCCTACGACGCCCCGACGGCGGCGGTCGTCGACGAGGCCGGGATCGATATCGCCCTCGTCGGCGACAGCATGGGTAACGCCGTCTTGGGCTACGACTCCACGCTCCCCGTCACGTTCGACGAGGTCGCGAGTCGGACCGCGGCGGTCGCGCGCGCGACCGAGGAGGCTCTCGTCGTCGCCGACATGCCGTTCCTCTCGTTCGGCGTCGACGAGGCCGAGTCGGTTCGCAACGCCGGCCGCCTGCTGAAGGAGGCGAACGCCGACGCGGTGAAGATCGAAAGCGGCCCGCACACCGTCGAGACGACGCGGCGGATGACGGAGGTCGGGATCCCGGTGATGGCCCACCTCGGCTTGACGCCCCAGCACGTGAACCGGTTGGGGGGGTACGATCGGCAGGGGACCGACCAGGAGGCCGCCGAGGAGATAATCGATCTGGCCGGCGCGCACGCCGACGCCGGGGCGTTCGCGCTCGTCTTGGAGCACGTCCCCGCGAACCTCGCGGGCGCGGTGACGGAGGCGCTCTCGATCCCGACGATCGGCATCGGCGCGGGGCCGGACTGCGACGGACAGGTGCTGGTGATCAACGACGCGGTCGGCCTCGGTGAGTGGTCGCCGCCGTTCGCGGAGCAGTTCGGGGACGTCCGCGGCGAGATGGTCGACGCCGTCGAGGCGTACAAGGAGGCGGTCGAGAGCGGCGCGTTCCCGGCCGACGAGCACTCGCACGACGAGGAGGATCTGGACGACTTGTACTGA
- a CDS encoding CPBP family intramembrane glutamic endopeptidase: protein MTDPSSGGPTPDGGVSEEFDDVDPDAVSGDADGPGSTDGSPGVAVAVALVLGVLGPVIALVSGVAIFAIDAAVGGLSLAASVVLTLIFGQYVAFGGLAMGYLAWRGFDREGIVSYLGVRVPSLKEVGIVLGSWVLILISVLVVSTIVRLLGTETAANSSAELAMGNPSIIPLFIAASFLVIGPCEEILYRGVVQGRLRESLSAVPSILLSAAIFAAIHVIALTGGVSAQLTTVSILFVPSLVFGAVYEYTGNLVVPALLHGLHNAVLFTVLYVTVTQVDPSELPAILGFLPV from the coding sequence ATGACAGACCCCTCCAGCGGCGGTCCGACGCCGGACGGCGGCGTCTCAGAGGAGTTCGACGACGTCGATCCGGACGCCGTCTCCGGCGACGCGGACGGCCCCGGGTCGACCGACGGGTCGCCGGGAGTCGCGGTCGCGGTCGCCCTCGTGCTCGGCGTCCTCGGCCCCGTGATCGCGCTCGTGAGCGGCGTGGCGATCTTCGCGATCGACGCCGCCGTCGGCGGCCTCTCGCTCGCCGCAAGCGTCGTTCTCACGCTGATATTCGGCCAGTACGTCGCGTTCGGGGGACTCGCGATGGGCTACCTCGCGTGGCGCGGCTTCGACCGGGAGGGGATCGTCTCGTACCTCGGTGTGCGAGTGCCGAGCCTCAAGGAGGTCGGGATCGTCCTCGGCAGCTGGGTCCTCATCCTGATCTCGGTCCTCGTGGTCTCGACGATCGTCCGGCTGCTCGGCACGGAGACGGCGGCGAACAGCAGCGCCGAGCTGGCGATGGGGAATCCGTCGATCATCCCCCTGTTCATCGCCGCCTCGTTCCTCGTCATCGGTCCCTGCGAGGAGATCCTCTACCGCGGCGTCGTTCAGGGGCGGCTCCGCGAGTCGCTGTCGGCGGTCCCGTCGATCCTCCTTTCGGCCGCCATCTTCGCCGCGATTCACGTGATCGCGCTGACCGGCGGCGTCTCCGCGCAGCTGACGACCGTCTCGATCCTCTTCGTGCCGAGCCTCGTGTTCGGCGCGGTGTACGAGTACACCGGGAACCTCGTCGTTCCAGCGCTGCTCCACGGGCTTCACAACGCCGTGCTGTTCACCGTTCTGTACGTCACCGTCACGCAGGTGGACCCGAGCGAGCTGCCGGCGATTCTCGGCTTCCTCCCCGTCTGA
- a CDS encoding tyrosine-type recombinase/integrase: protein MEGELSPNSVRQKRYQLSKFVEWCEGINADDPRIENLNNITGRDFTRFKNWRSEGINKVTLRTNLSALRSFMRFCVSVDGVDPVIPQKINVPTLDTSENHNSEHISADEATEILSYLNQFEYASMDHVLFKLQWTTSMRMSGLHSLDVGDVDAAERTLSVVHRPDQGSRLKNADDGERVVTVDAETARVVADYIEHKRTPVEDDHGRRPLFCSRYGRMSKQNLNKRIYRVTSPCYTSRGCPSDKDPQQCEHAGSYDNYVTCPHNIRPHAIRGGSITYWLRNDVPKQAVGDRVNASMKTLSRHYDERSEQEKAEQRRDFFENDET, encoded by the coding sequence ATGGAGGGGGAACTATCCCCAAACTCCGTCCGACAGAAACGGTATCAACTCTCCAAGTTCGTTGAGTGGTGCGAGGGAATAAACGCCGACGACCCACGGATTGAGAACCTCAATAATATCACGGGCAGAGACTTCACCCGCTTCAAGAATTGGCGTAGCGAGGGGATCAACAAAGTCACGCTGCGGACGAATCTCTCGGCGCTACGGTCGTTCATGCGCTTTTGCGTCTCCGTTGATGGTGTTGACCCTGTAATCCCTCAGAAGATCAACGTGCCGACGTTAGATACCTCTGAGAACCACAACAGCGAACACATTAGCGCCGATGAAGCAACGGAGATTCTGAGCTACCTGAATCAATTTGAGTATGCGTCAATGGATCATGTGCTGTTCAAGCTCCAATGGACCACTTCCATGCGAATGAGTGGGTTACACAGTCTCGATGTCGGGGATGTCGACGCCGCAGAGAGGACGCTTTCAGTCGTCCACCGCCCCGATCAGGGAAGCCGACTGAAGAACGCCGACGACGGCGAACGTGTCGTGACAGTCGACGCAGAGACGGCGAGAGTCGTCGCTGATTACATCGAACACAAGCGGACACCCGTTGAGGACGACCACGGTCGTCGCCCACTGTTCTGTTCACGATACGGGCGTATGTCGAAACAGAACCTCAATAAGCGGATCTACCGTGTTACGTCTCCCTGCTATACGTCTCGGGGATGTCCGTCCGACAAAGACCCACAACAGTGCGAACACGCAGGCTCCTATGACAACTACGTTACCTGTCCGCACAATATCCGCCCCCACGCGATTCGGGGCGGGAGCATTACGTACTGGTTACGCAACGACGTTCCGAAGCAAGCAGTCGGAGATCGGGTTAACGCTTCGATGAAAACCCTATCACGGCATTACGACGAGCGGAGTGAACAGGAAAAGGCGGAACAGAGACGGGACTTCTTCGAGAACGACGAGACGTAA
- a CDS encoding DUF5822 domain-containing protein, with protein sequence MQPVERAEYEGIDYAWVMQTTFVVTILVGAPVAALLSTLVALESWGARAAFAVRVGAPVWFVTAVAVALYARRAEAGDGEATEADGDESAAGEADEAETEADEAETETDKHRDVAADGPPAEATDDTADDPPAEAGKHD encoded by the coding sequence GTGCAACCAGTCGAGCGGGCCGAGTACGAGGGGATCGACTACGCGTGGGTGATGCAGACGACGTTCGTCGTCACCATCCTCGTCGGCGCCCCCGTCGCGGCCCTGCTGTCGACGCTCGTCGCGCTGGAGTCGTGGGGGGCGCGCGCGGCGTTCGCGGTCCGGGTCGGCGCCCCCGTCTGGTTCGTCACCGCGGTGGCCGTCGCGCTGTACGCGAGGCGAGCCGAGGCCGGCGACGGCGAGGCGACCGAGGCCGACGGCGACGAGAGCGCAGCGGGCGAAGCCGACGAGGCCGAGACTGAAGCCGACGAAGCCGAGACCGAGACCGACAAGCACCGCGACGTGGCGGCGGACGGTCCGCCGGCCGAAGCGACGGACGACACAGCGGACGACCCGCCGGCCGAAGCGGGAAAACACGACTGA